The following proteins are co-located in the Sporolactobacillus pectinivorans genome:
- a CDS encoding CcdC family protein encodes MNKIAAEIIGLLIGVLFACMVIFIRLKASKKPTNAKKLLLPPLFMATGFIMFIEPKTWLPYWEAGSAFLVGMAFSIFLIKTSKFERVDDAVYLKRSKAFVFILIGLLVVRTVMKIALEQTVSVPQTASFFFILAFGMILPWRLSMYLMYRKLLRDGLTDLDR; translated from the coding sequence ATGAATAAGATAGCCGCAGAAATAATTGGATTATTGATTGGTGTGCTGTTCGCCTGCATGGTGATTTTTATCCGACTGAAGGCATCTAAGAAACCGACGAATGCAAAGAAGTTATTGCTTCCACCGCTATTCATGGCGACTGGATTTATAATGTTTATTGAGCCGAAAACATGGCTCCCTTATTGGGAAGCAGGATCGGCTTTTCTGGTGGGGATGGCCTTTTCCATATTTCTAATTAAAACGTCAAAATTTGAACGTGTTGACGATGCCGTTTATTTAAAACGATCCAAGGCATTCGTATTTATTCTCATCGGGCTGCTCGTTGTGCGCACTGTAATGAAGATTGCATTGGAACAGACCGTCAGCGTGCCGCAGACCGCTTCCTTTTTTTTCATCCTGGCATTCGGCATGATCCTGCCGTGGCGCCTTTCTATGTATCTGATGTATCGAAAATTGCTTAGAGACGGACTGACTGATTTAGACCGATAA
- the lexA gene encoding transcriptional repressor LexA, giving the protein MRISNRQQSILDFIKHEVATKGYPPSVREICNAVGLASSSTVHGHLERLEKKGLIRRDPTKPRAIEVLDHDSNVFSEKSVPVPVIGKVTAGMPISAVENIEEYFPVPLSMVEEDEAFILNVSGESMINAGILDGDKVIVRQQNTAENGEIVVAMTEEDEATVKRFFKEEDHFRLQPENPSMDPILLDNCTILGKVIGVFRTIS; this is encoded by the coding sequence ATGAGAATCTCTAATCGCCAGCAATCGATACTGGATTTTATCAAACATGAAGTTGCAACCAAAGGTTACCCTCCTTCGGTGCGTGAAATATGCAATGCCGTTGGCCTCGCTTCAAGCTCCACAGTGCATGGCCATCTTGAAAGGCTGGAAAAAAAAGGCTTGATCCGGCGTGATCCGACCAAGCCGCGTGCGATTGAAGTGCTGGATCACGATAGTAATGTTTTTAGTGAAAAATCAGTTCCTGTTCCGGTCATTGGCAAAGTAACCGCGGGAATGCCCATCAGCGCCGTGGAAAACATTGAAGAGTATTTCCCCGTTCCGCTTTCAATGGTTGAAGAAGACGAAGCCTTCATTCTCAATGTCTCAGGAGAAAGCATGATTAATGCCGGAATACTTGATGGCGACAAAGTTATCGTCCGTCAGCAGAACACTGCTGAAAATGGGGAAATTGTCGTCGCAATGACTGAGGAGGATGAAGCAACAGTCAAACGCTTTTTCAAGGAAGAGGACCATTTCCGGCTGCAGCCGGAGAATCCGTCCATGGATCCGATTCTTTTGGATAATTGCACGATTCTTGGAAAGGTTATCGGGGTTTTCAGAACCATAAGCTAA
- a CDS encoding Gfo/Idh/MocA family oxidoreductase — translation MSMKIGVVGIGSIAEKAYLPVYAGLKDVEFHFCTRNAQTLEKISAMYRWKYLYQSIDQLIESGIEAAFVHAATSAHPAIISKLLNEGISVYVDKPIADHYETARELTELAEKQKVLLMTGFNRRFAPLNNEAFAVPGKSMIVYQKNRVNDPKNIRTFVYDDFIHVVDTVRYLLNQPVDRIDVAAKKNEANLYTNLSVNLHAGNRMVVTVMSRMSGANQERLQIMSPAGEYIVHNLTELEQINGTGRFRKQFSDWTATLYKRGFVQIITAFLDAVKAHKSEPISKADALETHLICERIVQKAERKDEPMN, via the coding sequence ATGAGTATGAAAATCGGGGTCGTTGGCATTGGTTCAATTGCAGAGAAAGCCTATTTGCCAGTTTATGCTGGTTTGAAAGATGTTGAATTTCATTTTTGTACGCGCAATGCGCAGACGCTTGAAAAAATCAGTGCGATGTACCGATGGAAATATCTTTATCAATCTATCGATCAACTAATTGAAAGCGGTATCGAAGCCGCTTTCGTTCATGCTGCAACTTCAGCCCATCCGGCAATCATTTCTAAACTATTAAACGAAGGAATTTCTGTCTATGTAGACAAACCGATTGCTGACCATTATGAAACGGCGAGGGAACTTACAGAACTTGCTGAAAAACAAAAGGTATTGTTGATGACCGGATTCAATCGGCGTTTCGCACCACTTAACAACGAAGCTTTTGCAGTTCCTGGCAAATCGATGATTGTTTACCAGAAAAATCGTGTCAATGATCCCAAGAACATTCGAACCTTTGTATATGATGATTTTATCCATGTTGTGGATACAGTCCGTTATTTGCTTAATCAGCCTGTCGATAGGATTGACGTGGCTGCAAAGAAAAACGAAGCTAATCTTTACACAAATCTCAGCGTCAATTTGCATGCAGGCAACCGGATGGTCGTTACAGTGATGAGCAGGATGAGCGGGGCTAATCAGGAACGGCTTCAGATTATGTCGCCGGCCGGTGAATATATCGTGCATAATCTGACTGAACTTGAACAAATAAATGGCACGGGCAGGTTTCGGAAACAATTTAGCGACTGGACCGCGACTCTATATAAGAGAGGTTTTGTGCAGATTATTACGGCTTTTCTTGATGCTGTAAAAGCGCACAAAAGTGAGCCGATCTCGAAGGCGGATGCATTGGAAACGCATTTGATTTGTGAGAGAATAGTTCAGAAGGCAGAGAGGAAAGATGAGCCGATGAACTGA
- a CDS encoding MFS transporter produces MARTFSIFKNKHYTLLFSASVTSQLGSVIGMTALVFYLLDRFSNQPYLATFNELMSTLPSLLIFWLVGVAADRMDRQKIAANCDLISAGLSLGLLVSLLTHLLWLIFAMIFLRAAVSKFFAPAEQAIIQGVLKKEDYPVAAGLNQMISSLFMIFGNGLGAVVYWRAGAPGAILIDTLSFIVSAILIRSLKISSEVRLPNGSHIWRSINLEMIKNDFSQGFHYIAHSRLLISLIASFAIFGIINGGCSVMLIFILKYKLAPDAYQYISVWGGVVSGIGILAGSLLASLFSGKWSYKTMIVSGLTASGSFIIAAGYAPNVVVFLVLMFFSTLFIPFVNVAIGGWMPCVVDPKMMGRVESWSTPIMMLFQSLTLGLIMAAFPAWISIESIFLIVGSLTFLSAIYYTFFVRESLDRIAAVPTVRPGSEA; encoded by the coding sequence ATGGCCAGGACATTTAGCATTTTTAAAAATAAGCATTACACGCTGTTGTTTTCAGCATCAGTCACCTCTCAGCTCGGCAGTGTGATCGGGATGACGGCGCTGGTTTTTTATCTTTTGGATCGTTTCAGCAATCAACCCTATCTCGCCACATTTAACGAACTGATGTCTACACTGCCTTCACTGCTTATTTTCTGGCTGGTGGGTGTGGCAGCCGATCGTATGGACCGCCAGAAAATTGCGGCTAATTGCGACCTGATCAGCGCAGGATTGTCATTAGGTTTGCTTGTTTCACTGCTTACTCATCTGCTTTGGCTCATTTTTGCCATGATATTTCTCAGGGCTGCAGTGTCCAAATTCTTTGCGCCAGCAGAACAGGCCATCATACAGGGCGTTTTAAAAAAAGAAGATTATCCCGTCGCTGCGGGATTAAATCAGATGATCAGCAGTCTGTTCATGATTTTCGGCAATGGACTTGGAGCAGTTGTGTATTGGCGGGCCGGCGCACCGGGAGCCATTTTGATTGACACCCTTTCGTTTATCGTCTCAGCAATACTGATTCGTTCGCTGAAAATTAGCAGCGAAGTACGGCTTCCTAATGGTAGTCATATTTGGCGTTCAATTAATCTGGAAATGATAAAAAATGATTTCAGCCAGGGATTTCATTATATTGCCCATAGCCGGTTGTTGATTTCACTGATCGCCAGCTTTGCCATTTTCGGTATTATCAACGGCGGTTGCAGTGTCATGCTGATTTTTATTTTAAAATATAAGCTGGCGCCGGATGCTTATCAGTATATTTCCGTCTGGGGAGGGGTGGTCTCCGGCATTGGTATATTAGCCGGAAGTCTGCTGGCCTCGCTATTTTCAGGAAAGTGGTCCTATAAAACAATGATTGTTTCTGGTTTGACTGCCAGCGGCTCATTCATTATTGCAGCGGGTTATGCACCGAATGTAGTGGTTTTCTTGGTGCTGATGTTTTTCTCCACATTGTTTATTCCATTTGTAAATGTTGCGATAGGCGGATGGATGCCCTGTGTTGTTGATCCGAAAATGATGGGGAGGGTGGAGAGCTGGAGTACGCCGATTATGATGCTTTTTCAGTCATTGACGCTTGGTTTGATTATGGCTGCCTTTCCGGCCTGGATTTCTATAGAGTCAATTTTCCTTATTGTGGGCAGCCTGACTTTCCTTTCAGCTATTTATTATACCTTTTTCGTGCGGGAGAGCTTAGACCGAATCGCCGCTGTCCCAACTGTGCGGCCTGGTTCTGAAGCGTAG
- the nagB gene encoding glucosamine-6-phosphate deaminase yields MKIISVADKNEMSGRAASIISQLVRRKNDAVIGLATGGTPEGTYSKLVEDRQKNHTSYSKIRTVNLDEYVGIPRDDPNSYHTYMENHLFKFVDLPAGQHFLPDGNALSLSEECRGYDQMIEELGGVDLQLLGIGRNGHIGFNEPGTPFDIGTHTVELTDSTRRANARFFGSIDAVPSQAITMGICTIMKSRSILLIVSGENKAEAMSRLLNTEKTDTDFPASVLISHPDVTVIADAEALARTKKKAGKF; encoded by the coding sequence ATGAAAATCATATCCGTTGCAGATAAAAATGAAATGAGCGGACGTGCGGCTTCAATCATTAGCCAACTTGTCCGCAGGAAAAACGATGCAGTCATTGGGCTTGCAACAGGCGGGACTCCCGAAGGAACTTACAGCAAGCTTGTGGAAGACCGTCAAAAAAATCACACCAGTTACAGTAAAATCCGCACTGTAAATCTGGACGAATATGTTGGTATTCCTAGGGATGATCCGAACAGCTACCACACATATATGGAAAATCATCTTTTTAAGTTCGTCGATCTTCCGGCAGGGCAGCATTTTCTTCCGGATGGCAATGCATTATCTCTCAGTGAGGAATGTCGGGGCTATGATCAAATGATTGAAGAACTGGGCGGCGTCGATCTTCAGCTTCTTGGAATCGGACGCAACGGGCATATCGGATTTAATGAACCGGGCACACCGTTCGATATTGGGACGCATACCGTTGAGCTGACAGATTCAACCCGCAGGGCCAATGCAAGATTTTTTGGATCGATTGATGCCGTTCCTTCGCAGGCCATAACAATGGGGATTTGCACAATCATGAAAAGCAGGTCCATTTTGTTGATTGTCTCCGGGGAAAATAAGGCGGAGGCGATGAGCAGGCTGTTGAATACTGAAAAAACTGATACCGACTTTCCTGCTTCTGTCCTGATCAGCCATCCGGATGTCACGGTTATTGCAGATGCAGAAGCGCTTGCCCGGACTAAAAAGAAAGCGGGGAAATTTTGA
- a CDS encoding GntR family transcriptional regulator, giving the protein MIDRQSPIPVYFQIEQYIENLIETEDLKVGDRIPSEKEFTEQFHVSRMTVRQAVMDLVVQGILVRLKGKGTFVSGQKKIEKPLTGLTGFTQEMVSRGLKPDSRLLGFNRLHPSEKIAAKLKLAEGQEIFEVKRTRIADGYPMAIETTFIPSVLVPELTAEKANQSLYDYIEKVGGFAIDHAEQTLEASIVTIEEAKFLEVPKGSPVLLIERLSFLKGGIPFEFTKSLYRADRYKFIVRLPNA; this is encoded by the coding sequence ATGATTGATCGGCAATCACCGATTCCAGTGTACTTTCAGATTGAGCAGTACATTGAAAATCTGATTGAAACGGAAGACCTTAAAGTGGGGGACAGAATTCCGTCTGAAAAGGAGTTTACCGAGCAATTCCATGTATCAAGGATGACAGTCAGGCAGGCAGTGATGGATCTTGTCGTTCAAGGGATACTTGTCCGCCTTAAGGGGAAGGGGACTTTTGTATCAGGACAGAAAAAAATTGAGAAGCCGCTGACCGGCCTGACCGGATTTACTCAGGAAATGGTCAGCCGTGGGTTGAAGCCAGACAGTAGGTTGCTTGGCTTTAATCGGCTGCATCCCTCAGAAAAGATTGCAGCGAAGCTTAAGCTTGCCGAAGGGCAGGAAATTTTTGAAGTGAAGAGAACCCGTATAGCTGATGGGTATCCAATGGCCATTGAAACCACCTTTATACCATCCGTCCTTGTTCCTGAACTCACTGCAGAAAAGGCAAACCAGTCTCTTTATGATTATATCGAAAAAGTAGGCGGCTTTGCGATTGACCATGCGGAACAGACGCTTGAGGCCTCAATTGTTACGATAGAAGAAGCAAAATTTTTAGAGGTACCTAAGGGCTCACCTGTGCTGCTTATTGAACGGTTGTCTTTTCTGAAAGGCGGCATACCTTTTGAGTTTACAAAGTCCCTTTATCGCGCAGACCGATATAAGTTTATTGTTCGCCTTCCAAACGCTTAA
- a CDS encoding phasin family protein has product MNDQLKRFFLIGLGLTVISKDKAEKFIHELTTEGNTAANEAKSYLSKLNDKGKLKKNEWKNDFREETKGAIADLGFVTIEEYNKLKERLENLEKQGSKDCSIHPSESNGLENDTTDR; this is encoded by the coding sequence ATGAATGATCAGTTGAAAAGATTTTTTCTCATCGGTCTTGGTTTAACCGTGATCAGCAAGGACAAGGCGGAAAAATTCATCCATGAGTTAACAACTGAAGGAAATACCGCCGCAAACGAAGCAAAATCCTATTTGTCAAAATTAAATGATAAAGGAAAATTAAAAAAAAACGAATGGAAGAACGATTTCAGGGAAGAGACAAAAGGAGCGATCGCAGATTTGGGATTTGTTACTATAGAGGAATATAACAAATTGAAAGAAAGATTGGAGAATCTTGAGAAACAAGGCTCAAAAGATTGCTCCATCCATCCTTCGGAGAGTAATGGTCTAGAAAATGATACTACAGACAGGTGA
- the nagA gene encoding N-acetylglucosamine-6-phosphate deacetylase, with protein MLKRIIGCTIYSDHDWIGNGSLAFNQGKIVSVGHSLDQGSDEVFHFPSEYKCIPGMIDMHIHGANGADTMDATPEALGTIASTLPKEATTSFLATTITQSEEAIESALVNAAQVIGRQKPGEAEILGVHLEGPFISKDKCGAQPQEYISDADIERFDKWQKLSGGHIKEVTLAPEIKDGLSLIRHLADQHVVASIGHSNGVDEDVIRAIAAGATQVTHVYNGMRGMHHREPGILGGALLHHELYTELICDGKHVCQGMVNLAYKLKGSDRMILITDAMRAKCLKNGVYDLGGQEVHVKDGLAVLSSGTIAGSVLKMDQALRNMLTFTDATLEDIVQMGAINPALQCGVFDRKGSLEVGKDADFIILDGQNQLVMTVCRGTIAYQREGALQ; from the coding sequence ATGTTGAAAAGAATAATCGGCTGTACTATTTATTCGGATCATGACTGGATTGGCAACGGGAGTCTGGCATTTAATCAGGGAAAAATCGTGTCGGTTGGACACTCACTGGATCAAGGCTCAGATGAAGTTTTTCATTTTCCTTCAGAGTATAAATGTATACCGGGAATGATCGATATGCATATTCATGGGGCTAATGGCGCTGATACGATGGACGCGACACCGGAAGCGCTGGGCACGATTGCTTCAACCCTCCCCAAGGAAGCAACGACTTCATTTCTCGCTACGACAATTACGCAGTCTGAAGAGGCTATTGAATCTGCACTGGTTAATGCTGCCCAAGTAATCGGGCGACAGAAACCTGGCGAAGCAGAGATTCTGGGCGTTCATCTGGAAGGCCCGTTTATCAGCAAAGACAAGTGCGGAGCACAGCCGCAGGAATATATCTCAGATGCCGATATTGAACGCTTTGATAAATGGCAGAAACTGAGCGGTGGTCACATAAAAGAAGTGACGCTTGCCCCTGAAATAAAAGACGGACTGTCCCTTATCCGCCATCTTGCCGATCAGCATGTTGTCGCGTCAATCGGCCACAGCAATGGTGTTGATGAGGATGTCATCCGGGCTATCGCTGCAGGCGCTACCCAAGTGACGCATGTCTATAATGGCATGAGGGGCATGCATCATCGTGAACCCGGCATTCTGGGTGGGGCGCTGCTGCATCATGAATTGTATACTGAACTGATCTGCGACGGCAAGCATGTATGCCAGGGAATGGTCAACCTTGCTTATAAACTGAAAGGCAGCGATCGAATGATTCTGATTACAGATGCCATGCGTGCCAAGTGCCTGAAAAACGGCGTTTATGATCTTGGCGGTCAGGAAGTCCATGTAAAGGACGGATTGGCTGTCCTTTCATCGGGGACGATTGCCGGCAGCGTGCTGAAAATGGATCAGGCGTTAAGAAATATGCTTACATTTACGGATGCGACACTTGAAGATATTGTCCAGATGGGTGCTATCAATCCTGCACTTCAATGTGGCGTATTTGACCGAAAAGGGTCACTCGAAGTGGGCAAGGATGCTGATTTCATCATTCTTGACGGGCAAAACCAACTGGTTATGACCGTGTGCAGAGGAACTATCGCTTATCAAAGAGAAGGGGCTCTTCAGTAA
- a CDS encoding ABC1 kinase family protein — protein MIGKHIRHIQRYREILTVLVKYGFGYIVKDVGLSHLLSFPKQLASDFSGKNSDAKPLGRRIRLMCEELGPTFIKLGQLLSLRTDLIPEQIAAELRKLQDHVTPLDPKIIKAVVGEELGASTENAFSKFEEDCLAAASIAQVHRAELVTGESVVVKVRRPDIETVISNDIEILRELATLIEKRYAWAKSFQICDLVEEFSQAIRLELDYFREGRNTEKICHYFADDEEIIIPKVYWRYSTQQVLTLEYIHGSKYSDVVNDSSQRFNHRIIAERLVRSFLDQALIAGIFHGDPHPGNLFFFPGNKVAYIDFGQVGTLNEEMKHNFANLIIGLMKGDIDLLFRTIFLMASMPDGMDERLFRTDLELLRDKYYDLPFKNIHIGLVVRDIFEITKKYRISIPKDYTLLGKALITLEGLITALDDQISILEIAEPYGRKLMLHRLNPEHLSKKFYNSLFDAAENSIKIPSLLRKTLMHLYKGKTHVEMELPQLEMLLTKLDRAANRISFSIILLAFSIILAGIILGETFGSHPVFNGIPILDIAVTIVLFMFLLVMLAIFRSGRF, from the coding sequence ATGATTGGTAAGCACATTCGGCATATTCAGCGCTATCGTGAAATTCTTACCGTGCTCGTCAAATATGGATTTGGTTACATCGTCAAAGATGTCGGACTGTCCCACCTGCTTTCGTTCCCTAAACAGCTTGCTTCTGATTTTTCGGGCAAGAACAGTGATGCAAAACCTCTTGGCAGAAGAATCAGGCTTATGTGTGAAGAACTCGGTCCTACCTTTATTAAACTCGGCCAGCTGCTCAGTCTCAGGACCGACCTCATACCGGAACAGATCGCTGCAGAATTGAGAAAACTGCAGGATCATGTCACTCCTCTCGACCCCAAAATCATTAAAGCCGTCGTTGGCGAGGAACTCGGCGCCTCGACAGAAAATGCCTTTTCCAAATTTGAGGAAGACTGTCTCGCAGCCGCTTCAATCGCGCAAGTTCACCGGGCAGAATTAGTCACCGGAGAAAGTGTAGTTGTCAAAGTCAGAAGACCGGACATCGAGACCGTGATCAGCAATGACATTGAAATTCTCAGGGAATTAGCGACATTGATAGAAAAACGCTATGCCTGGGCAAAAAGCTTTCAGATCTGCGATTTGGTCGAAGAATTTTCCCAGGCAATCCGGCTTGAACTGGACTACTTCAGGGAAGGCAGAAATACTGAAAAAATCTGCCACTACTTTGCTGATGATGAAGAAATCATTATTCCAAAAGTATATTGGCGATATTCCACTCAACAGGTTCTGACACTGGAATACATTCATGGTTCCAAATATAGCGATGTGGTCAATGATTCATCGCAAAGATTCAATCATAGGATCATCGCTGAACGCCTGGTCCGTTCTTTTCTTGATCAGGCATTAATCGCTGGTATTTTTCATGGCGATCCTCATCCAGGTAACTTATTTTTCTTTCCGGGAAATAAAGTCGCCTACATCGACTTTGGTCAGGTCGGCACTTTAAATGAAGAAATGAAGCACAACTTTGCAAACCTGATTATCGGCCTGATGAAAGGAGATATTGATCTTCTTTTCCGAACTATTTTTCTCATGGCATCGATGCCTGATGGTATGGATGAAAGATTGTTCAGAACCGATCTTGAACTATTGCGTGACAAATATTATGACCTCCCCTTTAAGAATATTCACATTGGTCTGGTTGTCCGGGATATATTTGAAATAACTAAAAAGTACCGCATTTCCATTCCGAAAGATTACACGCTTCTTGGAAAGGCCCTGATCACGCTCGAAGGACTGATCACTGCGCTTGACGATCAAATCAGCATTCTGGAAATTGCTGAACCTTACGGCAGAAAATTGATGTTGCACCGTCTGAATCCTGAACACCTTTCAAAAAAATTTTATAATAGTTTATTCGATGCTGCAGAAAACAGCATCAAAATTCCTTCACTATTACGGAAAACGCTGATGCATCTTTATAAGGGAAAAACGCATGTCGAAATGGAACTTCCTCAGCTGGAAATGCTGCTCACCAAGCTTGATCGGGCCGCCAACAGGATATCGTTCAGCATCATTCTGCTAGCTTTCAGTATTATTCTGGCCGGAATAATACTGGGTGAAACTTTCGGAAGCCACCCTGTTTTCAACGGGATTCCGATCCTCGATATTGCAGTAACCATCGTTCTGTTCATGTTTTTGCTGGTGATGCTCGCTATCTTCCGGTCCGGGCGGTTCTAA
- a CDS encoding DUF72 domain-containing protein, which yields MIWIGLTGWGDHPSLYESDTKASKLERYCSHFPIVECDSSFYAMQPEKNYVNWANETPDGFRFIVKAYQGMTGHLRGKTSFKTIGEMFDMFRMSIEPLLQSGKCPMILFQYPPWFDCSTENIEKLRYTKERMGKVPVAIEFRNPTWYLPRIKTKTLSFLQKEGWIHTICDEPQTETGSVPMVLSGWGDTVLVRLHGRNLAGWLDHGPNWRKVRCLYRYNGKELDEWKRHLMTLNQKVKNVYVLFNNNSGGDAAGNAKQLISLLGLHYPGLAPKQLGFFDNNSL from the coding sequence TTGATCTGGATCGGACTGACAGGATGGGGAGACCATCCTAGTTTATATGAGTCTGACACAAAAGCTTCGAAACTGGAGCGCTATTGCAGCCATTTTCCGATTGTTGAGTGTGACAGCTCGTTTTACGCCATGCAGCCGGAAAAGAATTATGTAAACTGGGCGAATGAAACACCGGATGGATTCCGTTTTATCGTCAAAGCCTATCAAGGTATGACTGGACATCTGAGAGGGAAAACAAGTTTCAAAACCATTGGAGAAATGTTTGATATGTTTCGCATGTCCATTGAGCCGCTGCTTCAGTCAGGAAAATGCCCGATGATCCTTTTTCAGTATCCACCCTGGTTTGACTGCTCTACTGAGAATATTGAAAAGCTTCGTTATACAAAAGAAAGAATGGGAAAGGTACCCGTTGCTATTGAGTTCCGAAATCCAACCTGGTATCTGCCGAGAATAAAAACGAAAACGCTGTCATTCCTTCAAAAAGAAGGATGGATTCACACCATTTGCGATGAACCTCAAACCGAAACCGGGTCCGTTCCAATGGTGCTTTCCGGTTGGGGTGACACAGTTCTGGTCCGCCTTCACGGACGCAATCTGGCAGGCTGGCTGGATCACGGACCAAACTGGAGAAAAGTGCGCTGTCTGTACCGATACAATGGCAAAGAATTGGACGAATGGAAACGGCACCTAATGACCCTTAATCAGAAAGTCAAAAATGTGTACGTTTTGTTTAATAATAATTCGGGTGGGGATGCTGCAGGAAACGCAAAACAATTGATCAGTCTGTTAGGACTCCACTATCCCGGACTTGCACCGAAGCAACTCGGATTTTTCGATAATAACTCATTATGA
- a CDS encoding YneF family protein, producing MLWLYILVGIVSLAVGLILGFLIARRYMMNYLKKNPPINEQMLRVMMTQMGQHPSQKKLNQMMKAINNQTKD from the coding sequence ATGCTGTGGCTATACATATTAGTGGGCATTGTCAGTCTGGCTGTTGGATTAATCCTTGGCTTCCTGATTGCCCGTAGATATATGATGAACTATCTGAAGAAGAATCCGCCGATTAATGAACAGATGCTCCGTGTGATGATGACTCAAATGGGCCAGCACCCGTCACAAAAAAAGCTCAATCAAATGATGAAAGCGATCAATAATCAGACGAAGGATTGA
- the yneA gene encoding cell division suppressor protein YneA — protein sequence MNAFFQRHQLKGISYVAILLFMTVVLFLTLTSHVTADSNGFRTITVEKGDSLWSIAQEYQHQNPRLSKESFIELVENENGLVRNHIELGQKLIIPINE from the coding sequence ATGAATGCATTTTTTCAACGTCATCAATTAAAGGGAATTTCATATGTTGCAATACTTTTGTTCATGACTGTTGTTCTTTTTTTGACACTGACAAGCCATGTGACTGCCGACAGCAACGGCTTCAGAACGATTACTGTTGAAAAGGGGGACTCACTGTGGTCCATTGCGCAGGAATATCAGCATCAGAATCCGCGACTTTCGAAGGAATCATTTATTGAGCTGGTCGAAAACGAAAACGGGCTTGTTCGCAATCATATTGAACTTGGCCAAAAATTAATCATTCCTATAAATGAATAA